GTTTACAGAAAAAAACCAAATTACATTATTAAACTGTATTAGAATAGGTTAAACGATTATTTACTGGAAGCAAAGAACCTGGGCAAGTAATCAAATTGAATTTATTTGACCTAAATATTAGTATATTAATAAAAAAGAAATATAAAAATGTAAATTTTATATAGAAAAGCTTGACATTCATAAATTTACCATTCTATAATAATAGCAAATGTTCTTTGGTAAAATATTGCCTGCGGTAATTTATTATAATTAATTAATGAAAAAAGATTTGTATCATTTCAATTTGTGAATAAAGGGGAAGAAAGGAGGTGAAAAAGAATTGGTGCCTGCTTTATTTATGTAGAAATGGTACAAACATCCATCTTAATTCTTTTAAGAAAACATCTTAGTGAGGAAACGAAGGATACTCAATTAACAGGTGTTTTAAAAGAGTATTAAGCTGGAAATATTAAAAAACCAAGGAGAAAACATGAAAAAATTAGCATTAGCATTAGTGCTTGTATTTGCTTTAGCTATTCCGGCTTTAGCGAACCCGTTTGTTGATGTTCCTTTAAATCATTGGGCTTATGATGCAGTTCAGACCCTCGCAGCTAAAGGTGTGGTCATCGGTTATCCTGATGGAACCTTTGGCGGTCAGAGAATGTTAACCCGTTATGAATTTGCCGAAGCAATAGCAAGAGTGTTAGCTTACGTTGAACAGTATGGCGGTCTTGCAGAAGATGTAGAAATCCTATCCAAACTTGCTGTGGAATTTGCTGACGAATTAGCCAGACTCGGAGTCACCGTAGCTGATCTGGAAGCAACTCTTGGTGAACACAGTGAAGCCATTGCTGCAATGAAAGAATTAGTTGACAAACATGAAAGATTCTTTGAACCGGTGAAAATCACTGGAACTTGGAAAGCTGACTATAGTAAGGATGTTTTTGATTTATCTGGTGATCCACTGGCACCTGCAACATTAACAGATCGAGTTGATCTCAAATTTGCAGCTGAAATTAATCCTGAAACAACTGCTGAAATTCAACTAAGAATTGATAACGTTCTTAATGGCCCGGTAACCATTACTCCTCGTAAATATAATTTAAAATATGCTGGAGACTGGAGCTTATGGATTTCTACTGATATTGAACCGGATGACATTGCATTAGGCTTACTGTACGATTTCGATGAGTTAGAAGAATTCCCGGGTGTCTGGGCTCAGTGGGAATGGGATACTGATGAAGATCTTGGTACCTGGACTGCATTTATGGATGTAGAAGACTTCTACTTCTTGAATGTTTCCTTTAATGTTGGCGATGATGACGATGTACCAATTGGTGTAACTGCCGGTTATGACAATTTAGCAGGACTGCTATTCGGCGGCGCAGATATTGCCTTTGATTTGACTGATGAAGATGATGATGATCAAGTAGGCTTAGCTGTAGAAGGCGCTGTAGCTAGCGATCTAACC
This DNA window, taken from Atribacterota bacterium, encodes the following:
- a CDS encoding S-layer homology domain-containing protein — translated: MKKLALALVLVFALAIPALANPFVDVPLNHWAYDAVQTLAAKGVVIGYPDGTFGGQRMLTRYEFAEAIARVLAYVEQYGGLAEDVEILSKLAVEFADELARLGVTVADLEATLGEHSEAIAAMKELVDKHERFFEPVKITGTWKADYSKDVFDLSGDPLAPATLTDRVDLKFAAEINPETTAEIQLRIDNVLNGPVTITPRKYNLKYAGDWSLWISTDIEPDDIALGLLYDFDELEEFPGVWAQWEWDTDEDLGTWTAFMDVEDFYFLNVSFNVGDDDDVPIGVTAGYDNLAGLLFGGADIAFDLTDEDDDDQVGLAVEGAVASDLTNVYFGAAAKATATLGEDDDIDLTVTGWYTQPGFDLTNSKYNPDEIGVTVALGFMLTDEEDDLQIKVTPKWDYRMDAAFATLKRNRIGLQLDFTNIDEDNPDEEGYIFGQYRLESGDIYLEGQYLNLDLGDEDEFMLNAYGDYLFSAVPDFTAMANLTYTFPDDPMQFIVEGRLDADGAALYSAEAQLKYDVAENTVLKVGVEMNDWDADIADWSDDDEWIIKSDTTKVYAGVEVKF